GAAACACAAGTAGGCCGGATAAGCATTGCGCCATCCGGCATTTTCTCAGTCAGCTCAGGGCCGTTACTGCAGCAGCGAAATATCCGCCACGCGCAGGAACAGCTCGCGCAGTTTTTCGAGCATAGACAAGCGGTTAATACGCAGATCTTTATCTTCCACGTTAACCATTACTTTCTCAAAGAACGCATCAACCGGTTCACGCAGTGCCGACAGTTCAACCAGCGCTTCCTGGTAATGACCGGCTGCAAAGACGGGCTCCAGCTTATCGCGCAGCACCACAACCTGCATCGCCAGCGCAATTTCTTCCGGCTCTTTCAGCGTTGCCGCATTCACGCGGTCATTCAGCGTCTCTTCAGACTTAGCCAGGATGTTCGATACACGCTTGTTCGCGGCAGCCAGCGCGGACGCGGCTTCCAGCGTACGGAAGTGCGAAACCGCCTTCATTCGTGCGTCAAAATCGGCCGGACGAGTCGGACGACGCGCCAGTACTGCCTGAATGGTATCGACGGTGTAACCTTCGTCCTGATACCAGGCGCGGAAGCGACCGAGCATAAAGTCGATAACATCATCCACCACGTTGGCGTTAGTCAGCTTGTCGCCATACAGACGAACCGCTTCCTCGGTCAACGTTTGCAGATCCAGGTTCAGGTTCTTCTCAACGATGATACGCAGTACGCCCAGTGCGGCACGACGCAGCGCAAACGGGTCTTTGTCACCTTTCGGATGCTGACCAATACCGAAGATACCCGCCAGAGTATCCATCTTATCGGCAATCGCCACGGCACAGGCAACCGGGTTAGACGGCAGGTCATCACCGGCAAAACGCGGCTGATACTGCTCGTTCAGCGCCACAGCCACATCTTCCGCTTCGCCATCGTGACGCGCGTAGTGCATGCCCATCACGCCCTGGGTGTCGGTGAACTCGAAGACCATGTTGGTCATCAGATCACACTTGGACAGCAGGCCAGCACGCGTTGCGTGGTTAACGTCAGCGCCAATCTGCCCCGCGATCCAGCCCGCCAGCGCCTGGATACGATCGGTCTTGTCGCGCAGCGTACCCAGTTGCTGTTGGAACAGCACGGTTTGCAGACGCGGCAGATGGTCTTCCAGACGTTTTTTACGGTCGGTATTGAAGAAGAACTCGGCATCCGCCAGACGCGGACGAACCACCTTCTCGTTACCGGAGATAATCTGGCTCGGATCTTTCGATTCGATGTTGGCAACGAAGATAAAGTTCGGCAGCAGTTTGCCGTCGTTCGCGTATACCGGGAAGTACTTCTGGTCACCTTTCATGGTGTGTACCAGCGCTTCAGACGGAACAGCGAGGAATTTCTCTTCGAACTTCGCGGTCAGCACTACCGGCCATTCCACCAGTGAGGTGACTTCTTCGAGCAGGCTTTCGCTCAGGTCAGCGTTACCGCCAATCTTACGCGCCGCTTCTTCAGCATCGGCTTTGATTTTCGCTTTACGCTCAGCGTAATCCGCAATCACTTTGCCGCGCTCACGCAGGATTTCTGGGTACTGATCGGCAGAATCGATGGTGAATTCTGGTTCGCCCATAAAGCGATGCCCACGGATCACGCGATCGGACTGAATCCCTAAAATTGTTGCCGGAATGACTTTGTCGCCCAGCAGCAGGGTCACGGTGTGAACCGGACGCACGAAGTGAACGTCAGACGCGCCCCAGCGCATCAGTTTCGGGATCGGCAGCTTCGCCAGTGAGGTGGCGATCATATTCGGCAGCAGTGCTTCAGCGCTTTCGCCTTTCACATGCGCACGATACAGCAGCCACTCGCCTTTATCGGTGGTCAGACGCTCAGCCTGGTCAACCGTAATGCCGCAGCCACGCGCCCAACCTTCTGCCGCTTTGCTCGGTTTGCCTTCGGCGTCAAACGCCTGGGCAATGGCCGGGCCGCGTTTTTCAACTTCACAGTCAGGTTGCGCTTGCGCCAGATTCGCGACTTTCAGCGCCAGACGACGCGGCGCGGCGAACCACTCAACGTTGCCGTGCGCGATACCGGCGTTATCCAGCTCCGCGGTAAAGTTCGCAGCAAAGGACTCAGCCAGGCTGCGCAGTGCTTTTGGTGGCAGCTCTTCAGTGCCGATTTCCACCAGAAAAGTTTTCTCAGACATGGCCGCCTCTTATTTGTCTTTGTTGCACATCGGGAAGCCAAGGGCTTCACGGGAAGCGTAGTAAGCTTCTGCCACTGCTTTGGTCAGGGTGCGAATGCGCAGGATATAGCGCTGACGCTCGGTGACGGAGATGGCTTTACGCGCATCCAGCAGGTTGAAGCTATGGGCGGCTTTCAGAATGCGTTCATACGCAGGCAGCGGCAGCGGATTTTCCAGCGCCAGCAGCTGCTGCGCTTCTTTCTCGTACTGCTCGAAGCAGGTGAACAGGAAGTCCACGTCGGCGTATTCGAAGTTGTAGGTGGATTGCTCCACTTCGTTCTGATGGAACACGTCGCCGTAGGTGGTTTTACCCAGCGGGCCGTCGCTCCAGACCAGGTCGTAAACGCTGTCTACGCCCTGAATGTACATGGCCAGACGTTCCAGACCGTAGGTAATTTCCCCGGTCACAGGTTTAC
The Citrobacter arsenatis DNA segment above includes these coding regions:
- the glyS gene encoding glycine--tRNA ligase subunit beta, whose protein sequence is MSEKTFLVEIGTEELPPKALRSLAESFAANFTAELDNAGIAHGNVEWFAAPRRLALKVANLAQAQPDCEVEKRGPAIAQAFDAEGKPSKAAEGWARGCGITVDQAERLTTDKGEWLLYRAHVKGESAEALLPNMIATSLAKLPIPKLMRWGASDVHFVRPVHTVTLLLGDKVIPATILGIQSDRVIRGHRFMGEPEFTIDSADQYPEILRERGKVIADYAERKAKIKADAEEAARKIGGNADLSESLLEEVTSLVEWPVVLTAKFEEKFLAVPSEALVHTMKGDQKYFPVYANDGKLLPNFIFVANIESKDPSQIISGNEKVVRPRLADAEFFFNTDRKKRLEDHLPRLQTVLFQQQLGTLRDKTDRIQALAGWIAGQIGADVNHATRAGLLSKCDLMTNMVFEFTDTQGVMGMHYARHDGEAEDVAVALNEQYQPRFAGDDLPSNPVACAVAIADKMDTLAGIFGIGQHPKGDKDPFALRRAALGVLRIIVEKNLNLDLQTLTEEAVRLYGDKLTNANVVDDVIDFMLGRFRAWYQDEGYTVDTIQAVLARRPTRPADFDARMKAVSHFRTLEAASALAAANKRVSNILAKSEETLNDRVNAATLKEPEEIALAMQVVVLRDKLEPVFAAGHYQEALVELSALREPVDAFFEKVMVNVEDKDLRINRLSMLEKLRELFLRVADISLLQ